Below is a genomic region from Streptomyces sp. RPA4-2.
CCGCCCGGCATCGGGGTGGAGACGATGCTCTTCATACGGGCCATATTCAACAGCAGGCCCGTGGTGGTCGAATACCCGGCGTAGTTGTGTCCCAGCCCGGTGCGCGGTACGGCGGGCAGCCCTGCCTCACGAGCCCAGCGGACAGCTGCGGACACGTCCCTGGTGGTCGCGCAGGCAACGATGCCGGCAGGCCGAATTCCGGCGTACCTGTGGTTGAACGGCAAGGCCAGCGACTGGTACACCGAGCCATGCGGCCGGTAGAGGGTGGCCCCAGGGGACAGGGCCTCGGCCAACCGCTTCCAGTCCCGATCGCCAACCGGCCCTGCTGCCTCAGCCGCCGCAGCCGCACTTTCCGGTACTTGAAGCCCCAGCGCCCCAGCAGCGGTTCCCAACACGCCCGCCCGCAGCACGTCTCGCCTGTCGATCACAGCGACCTACCCTCACGCAGAGGTCGCAGGCTCCTCCTGCGATCCCATCGGCCAGTTTGTTGGTCGTCGACCGGAGCCATCCCCGTCGGCTGTCCACTCGCCAGACCCACCACACGAAGGGACGAGAGACGCACCGCCAAACAGCTCAGACACACCCAGGGCCGTTGTCTGCGAACGTGCCGTCAGCGCCTTCACCATGCGGTACTTGGCAAAGGCGCTGACGGCTTTCCGAACGTCCAGAGGATGGGTAGACCCACGCGGTTCTCAAACCGAGAGGTGTGCCGACGCGACTATGGAGTTGCCCACGGTCCGGCCGGCGTGGCCGCGGCGGCGCCCATCGCCCACGAGCCCGGATCATCCCTTCGTTGCCGGGCGTGAGTAGGTGGAAAGTGACGCTGAGCTTGATCTTGCTGCGGTCGGGCTACTAGAGGGTGCCTGCGGAGACGCCGAGCTGTTTGGCCATCGAGGTGATCGAGCGGCTCGGGCCGGACAACAAGTCGCGGGCGGCGCAGTTGACTTCCTCAGTGGCGAGGCTGGGCGCACGCCGATCCGGTCGCAGGCGGGGGCGACGGCCGGGCCTAGTAGCCCGACTGCTGATGCGGACGGCCCGGTCGTGTCGGCAGCAGCGCGTTGTCGAACACGTAGTCGCCAACGTTGGTACCGATCACGTTCCCGTCCTCGGCGTCCCAGCGGTAGTGCACGCCCAGCCAGAGTCGGCTCAGCTTGCCCTCCTCGGCGACCTGGCTGAAGTTGGCCATCCTGCGGTACGCCTCGATGGTGTGCGGGTCCTCGGAGTGTGCGATGAACGAGACGTCGTCACGACCGAAGAAGTGCTTCATCGCGCTTGCCCACGCAGCCGTGAAGTTGGCGTGCCCGGAGGTCCAGGCGGAGAAGCACGGGGTGAACGGTGCCCCTGCGCGGTCCGCGCTGAGAGGCTCCCAGGTCGCGTTCGCGCCGCCCGTCGCCTGGATCGCGGACGCCGGGCGCCACAGGTTGATCGGGCTGTCGAACTTGCTGTCCCAGGCCGTGATCCCGGCATCCGCCAACGACAGCGCCGACAGCGCGAACAAGTGGGTGGTCTCGTACGTGTCGAGCTTGAACTTCTTGGCGACGATCCCGGTCAGCTGGAGCAGTTGTCCCGGGGGGTGGTAGGTGCCGTTCAGGTCATGGTCCCAGAACCAGCCGATGACGGTCTGATCGTAGGTGCGCTCGGTGGAGTCGACGGCGCCGACCCGTCGTACCTCGTCGCGCTGGGCTGCGTACTCCGGGCTGGCCACCAGATCGGCGTAGGAAGTGAAGCCGCGCAGGGTGGGAGGCCGGAACTGCGAGCCAGAGCGGAGCACGAACGGCCTCACCTTGCCCCAGTTCGGGGTCACCGCGTCGCTCGGCTGCTTGCAGGCCCCTTCGTCAGCCGTCGCCTCTTCACCCGTCGGCCGCCAGGCTCCAGGTGTGGTGGTGTCGCCGCTGTAGGTCTCCGGGTTGTCCGAACCGTCGCCCGCCCGGGCTTTGTTGATCTGCCTCACCACGCGGTCGACCACCAGGCGGTCGAGGGGGTCGTAGGAGTGGGGGGAGCGGCCGGTCCGGGCCCTGTACTTGGCGTCGATGTACCCCTGATCGCCCGGGTACAGCTGCGAGATCATCCGGTACGCCGTGCGGTCGATCAGTCGCTCCTCGTCGTCCGGACGCGGCCGCGAGTGTTTGTCGGCGTACTTCAGCGGCCGGTTGAGGTATGGCTCGTACTTCAGGGTTCCGTACGTGTACTGATAGGCGCTCTCCGCGTTGTAGATCGCCGCGAAGACCATCGCCCCGGACCTGGACAGTTTGCCGGGCGAGGCGTCCCAGCCCCGCGCATTGCGGAACGTCTGGAGCAGGACGTTGTTCCAGTACTGCGTCGGATCGCCTTTGTGCCCTGACGCGGCGGCTGACTGTGGCGCACCGACCGCCACCGGACTCAGTCCGGCGAGCAGGGCACCGGCCACGACGCCGGCCCGTAGCCGTCCCAGGCGTCTGCCGGTACGGCACTTCAAGCGTGGGAGCACGGATTTCACGGCCGACCGACGGCCATGATTGGGCTCGAGAGGCACAGTATTCCTTTCGACGTCGCTGATCGACAGCGGTAGCGTAAGGTCAGATATGCGTAAATAGAGATCAACCACGCCGATATGCTGCCTGCATCCTGCAACTTCATGATTTACGCAGAAATGCTCATCCGGTCATGATTGACGGCCAAGCTGAGCCGTGATCGCCCAGACGTGGAGGTCTCACTCGTGTGAGCGATTTCCGGATCCACCGAAGGGCGGCTGTCTGACACTGACTCCGCGAAGAGAGCGTGCTCGCCCGGCAAGTCGGCCTGCCCTGTGGCCGTTCTTCAACAGGTGGATCGCCGCGAAGTCGCTGACGCCGCCGTCGTACAGGTGCGCCACCAGTGGCGGCTGCCCAACGCCGTACACCTGGTCCACCGCGAGCAGCCGCCCGGGCTCCCGGTCGAGACCGATCTCTTCGACCGTCTCGCGGCGAGTGCCCTGGTGCGGCGTCTCCCCGTCGTCGGGTTTCATGGTGCCGCCCGGAAGCGTATGCCGTTGATCAGCTGCCTCCTGGTCCATATCGGCGGTCGACCGGACTTTTTTGTTCCTTGGCGACAGTGACTCCAGCACCGCCCATTGCTCGTCCGCCAGATCTCCGCGCGCCACAAAGCGCCGCCCCGGTTTGCCGCTGCGCTGACGGATCTCGTCTGGGCGAGGCCGATATGCGAGGCGGGGAGCTGCGGCGTCAGACGCCTTGGCCGTGGTTGCGAGTGTGTCGAGACGGTCCACCGTGGCTGCCCTTGCTACTGTCCATGTCGCCTAAATCATCTATAAAGATGAATTCGCGTCTGCTGGTGGTCGCGAGGACATGGGCCATGAACGACTTTTCCCGTCGCTGACTGCTCAAAGCGACGGCGGTCGCCGGTGCAGGTGCGGTCGTCGTGCCGGGCGCTGCGGCCGTCGCAGCCCCCGGTGCGAGTGCCGTGACCGGGGTATACGGGGGCGAGGCGTATGGGGCGGAGTGCGGGCCGGCAAAGCTGACCGGCCGGATCGTCCGCCCCGAGGACCCCGGGTACACGGACGCGCGTCTCGGCTGGGACCAGCTCTTCTCCCACTATCCGCTGGTGATCGTCTTCGCCCAGAACACTCAGGACTTGGTGAACGCCCTGACGTGGGCGCGGCAGAACGACGTCGCGCTGCGGATCCGGAGCGGCCGCCACAGCCTTGAGGGCTGGTCGAACGTCGACAGCGGCCTCGTGATCGACATCAGTGAGCTGAAGTCGGTCCACATCGACAGTGCCTCTCGCATCGCGACGGTCGGCTCCGGTCTCAACCAGCTGGAAGCGGTGACCACGCTCGCGAAGCAGAACTTCGCGGTGACGCTGGTCGACGCGATCACGGGCCACCTGGAGCACTACGCCGCCGCAGGACAGCACGGTCATGTGTTCGTCGGTCCGCAGGGTGGGCAGCTTCGGCGGAGCAACTTCCGGGACGACTGGGTCAAGGCGCGGAAGGATGCGGGCGTCACGGCCGAGCTGCACTTCCACGACCTGAGGCATACGGGCAACACGCTCGCCTCGACTGCCGGGGCCAGCACCCGGGAGCTGATGACGAGGGTGGGCCACAGCGGCTCGCGGGCCGCGCTGATCTATCAGCACATGACCAGTGACCGTGATCGGGCCATTGCCGACCAAGGGCGGGCCCCGAGAACCCGGCGCCCACCCGGCACGACAGCCGGACCATCAGCCCCGCCCGCAAGCAGAAATCTTCACTCTGAGCGAGCAAAGGGATCGTCAGCAAGCTGACGATCCCTCATGCAAGATCGAGGCTAACGACACCCCTTCGACTGCGTCGGGCCCTTCTGCGTGAAAGGCCGAGCCTGACCGGGGCGGGGCCCCGACGGCGCACTGTCGATCAGCGTGACGCGGGCGGGATGCTCTGCTCGTACTGGAAGACGTTGTAGGGGTCGTACTTCGCCTTGATCTCGCGCAGCCGCTCGAAGTGGCGTCTCCCCCAGTAGGCGGTCTCCCACTCCTGCATGCCGACGTTCGGCACGTTGACGTAGGCGCCGTCCACGAAGCTGCGCATCGCCTGGCTGAATTCGGCGGTCCAGGCCTGGCACGTCGAGGTGAGCGGGTCGCAGACGCCTGGTGTCGTTGAAGGAGTCCCCCAGGCTGCGCCGATCTCGCCGTAGAAGATCGCGTCGCGGTGCACGAACGCGGTGCCGCCGCGGGGCTCCTTCTTGATCGCCCCGCCGAAGGCATCGACGAAGTAGTTGCTGTCCTCCGTGGGAGCGTTTCGCATGTAGTAGCCGATGACGTCGATCGCCTTCTTCGGGAACAGCTTCTTGGCGAACTGTGAGAAGAACTTCGCGTTGGCGGGCTCCTGCGAGCGCGGGACCTGGGCTCCGGCAAAGATGGGGCCCCAGTTACCGACCTGCACCTTCACATCGGGCGTGCCGATCGACAGGATCGGGGCCAGCATCTTTCTGGCCTCTGCCGCCGTGCCCTCCGCGAGCCACGCGAACAGCAGGATCTGGGACTTGTGGATCTCGACTTCGGATCCGAGGCGGTTGTCGGCGAACGGTACCGTACGCTGCCATGCATCGAAGATCCCATGCAGGTCCGTAAGGCCGTCCCAGGTCGCCTGCACATAGGCGATGCGCTTGAGCGGGCGCACCTTGTAGGTGAGTTGCGTGACGATTCCGAAGTTGCCGTTTCCCGCCCCACGGAGCGCCCAGAGCAGGTCTGAGTGGTCCTTCAGGTCGGCATGGATCACCTTGGCACAGTCGCGACCCGACGGGACGACGACCTCGGTCCCGATCAGGCTGTCGCAGGCCATGCCGAGCCAGCGGTTGAGGGGGCCAAGGCCGCCGCCGACCGTCGCACCGACCAAGCCGACGCTGCCCTCGCTTCCGGTCGTGACCGCGAGGTCCTGCTTGGCGAGCGTCGTCACCGCTTCCAACTGGGTCAGGCCGGCGCCGACCTTCGCGATACGAGCGTCGGTGTCGATGTGGACCGACTTGAGCTGGCTGACGTCGATCACGATGCCGTTGTCGATGTTCGACCAGCCCTCCAGGGCGTGGCGGCCGCTGCGTACCCGCAGTGCGACGTTGTGCTGCCGCGCCCAGGTGAGGGCGTTCACCACGTCCTGGGTCTTCTGGGCGAAGACGATGACCAGCGGGTAGTGAGAGAACAGCTGGTCGTAGTCGATGCGGTCATCCGTGTACGAGGCGTCACCGGGGCGGACGACGTGACCGGTCAGCTTCGCCGGCGGACATCCCGACGACCCTTTAGTCGGGTCGCTCGCGGCCAGAAGGCCCGAGGTGCTCGCGGCCGCAATGTCCGGTGCGCCTGCGGCCATAAGGCCCGGGACGACGACCGCCCCGGCGCCGGCGGCCGCTGACGCCCTGAGCAGGTAGCGGCGGGAAAAATCGCTCAAGGTCCAGATCCTCTCGATCGGGCTGCGCCGGTACGCGGCTGAGGGAGCCCTTACCCGCCAGCCGCCGGGCAGTCCTTTGTGGTCGACCCCCGCACGGTAACGGGGCGACCATGCGGTGTTTCGCGACACGCCAATTGAGGACGATGACGACAGTCTGAAGGAGTAACTCAGCGGGATCCCGTCATAACCGGTTTGGGATGCACCGCGCCCTGCTCGAAGCTATCCCTTGGCCCAAGCGGTCAGAATACGCTGGTGCTCTCAAAGATGATGGGCTCGCCGATGTCGCTAATTAGGTCAGCATCTCGCAATGGCCCGACGAACCGCCTTTCTGATAAGAATTTGTGGGCGTGCCCCCGTAATCACCACTCTCCGCCTGGAGAACCCGGCTGGTCACTCGCGGGACTCATCGTGCGAACGGTGTGCCGCTGTGCGCACGTGTACGCCGGTTGGTGTCGGCCGCTGATGTCAGGCCGCCCGCCTGTTTTCCTGGCCACCACTGACAGAAGGCCACGGTCGCGTCATCACCGGATTTGTAGCGTGGCCACCGGATGCCGGTTGGATATGTCGCCTCAACCTTGCGAACAGAATGTGTGTCCATGCCCAGGGACACTTCCTGCGCATCGGGCTCGTCGAAGTCGCACGTGAGGCGCCGCCGGCTTGGGCCACCGCTGAACTGCTCACCGACGCTATGGGTGCCGCCGCTGCCCACGTGCGCGTGGACGGCCCGGTCATCGACGGACGCGGGCACACCTTCACCTTCGGTCGTCAGCTCGACGTCGGCACCATCCGATCCGCCGACTTCGACGGCGGCCAAGAGCTGACGGAGCGTGCCGTCGCCTCCTATATCGCCAAGTACGCCACCAAGGGCGCGGAGACCGCGACGGGAGCTCTGGACCGCCCGCTGAAGTTCCTCGCCGAGCTGGCCCAGCTCGACATCAGCGAGCATGCCCGCCGGCTGATCCGAACGGCCTGGACTCTGGGCGCGCGCCAAGGAACTAGAGGATCTCCGGCTCCGCGCCTGGGCTCACATGCTCGGTTTCCGCGGTCACTTCTCCACCAGGTCGCGCCGCTACTCGACCACCCTCGGCGCTCTCCGCACCGCCCGCGCCGAGTGGCGCCGCGCACAGGCCGCAGCAACCACCGAGAGCGACACCGCCACGACCCTCGTCCTCTCGCACTGGGGCTTCGCCGGAACCGGCCTTTCGTCCGCCGAAGCCTGGCTCGCCGCATCCCTCGAACCCGCACCCGGAACAGAAGGAGAACCCACCCATGGCTGAGCGGCGTCTCACCGTGGCGCAGGTCCCCGACGGACCGCGCTCCCTCCCGGCGCGGTACCTCACTCCTCTGGACGTCGCGGAGCTCCTGGGCGTGCCGATCGAAACGGTCTACCAGTGGCGCCGGAAGCGCACCGGTCCCTGCGGCTTCCGGGTCGGCCGGCACCTGCGCTACGACCCCGACGACGTCCGAGCCTGGGTTGAGTCCCTGATGGAAGGGGCTGCTGCCTGATGGCCGGGCACATCCAAGACCGCTGGTACAAGAATGAGACGGGTCCGGACGGCAAGGTCCGCAAGGTCAAGAGTGATCGCTACGGCTCCGGGCTTCGCTACCGGGCGCGCTACATCGGCCCGGACGGCACCGAGAAAGCCAAGAGCTTCCCCGACCGGCAGAAGCGGCTTGCCGACCAATGGCTCGCCCACATCGAGGCGGACATGGCGCGCGGGCAGTACATCGACCCTCGCGCGGCCCGGATCACCTTCCAGCACTACGCCGAGCGCTGGGTGGAGGCCCAGGGCGCTGACCCGAACACGCAAGCCTCGATGGAGTCGCAGCTTCGGCTGCACGCTTTCCCGTACCTGGGTACGCGCCCCCTCGGGTCCTTTCAACCCGCCCACATCCGCGACTGGGTGCGGCAGCTTCAGGAGAACGGCGTCCGGGGCTCCTACGCCCGGACGATCTACTCCAACGTGCGTGCCGCGTTGAGCGCGGCCGTGGATGACGGGCATCTCCCCCGCAACCCGTGTGCGGCTCGCTCGGTCCGGCCGCCGACCGTCGACACCAAGCGCGTGATCCCGTGGACGCCGGAACGGGTCTTCGCTGTTCGCGCGGCCATGCCCGAGCGCTACCGAGCGATGGTCGACCTGGGCCGCGGCTGCGGGCTTCGTCAGGGAGAGATCCTCGGCGTCGCCGTCGACGCGATCGACTTCGAGTCGGACACGCTCCACGTGGTCCAGCAACTCAAGCTGAGTCGTAGCAAGGCCGTGTTCGCCCCGCCGAAGGGTGGCAAGCTCCGGGACGTGCCGCTCCCGGGGCCAGTCGCTGACGCCCTCCGGGCACACATGAATGAGTTCCCGCCGGTAGAGATCACGTTGCCGTGGAAGGTCGTGGACGGTCCCCCGGTGACCAAGCGGCTCATCTTCACCGGACCGCGCGGGGGTCACGTCTGGCGCACGTCGCTCAACGAGGAGGCGTGGAAGCGGGCGCTGGCCGGCGCCGGGGTGATCCCGGTCCCCGAGCGTGGCCAGCCCCACGCCGAGTCACGCGAGAACGGGATGCATGCGCTCCGCCACTTCTACGCCTCGGTACTCCTGGACGCCGGGGAGAACATCAAGGCCCTCGCCGAGTACCTGGGCCACTCGGACCCCGGTCTGACGCTTCGCGTCTACGCGCACCTGATGCCGTCCAGCCAGGAGCGGACTCGCAAAGCCGTGGCTGCTGTCTTCGGCTCGCCCAAGGCGATGCGACATGACGGCTGAGGGCTCGTACGCTCCGAACCGGAGAGGGGCGGGGAGAGCCTTGGCAGACGAGTACTTCTTGCTGGTGTGCGACGACGTGCCTCATGACGTGATGCTCACTGACCCCGGTCTCCGCGTGATGGACGTCGTCCAAGTCGTGCGTCGGCTGACGGGGCTGAGCCTCTGGCACAGCGAGGTTCTGGTGACACGGGTTCCCGCCATGATTATCACCGGCGTGCCCGAGGAAGACGCGGCGGCAGCCGTCTCGGCCCTCCGCGATGCGGGAGCCCAGGCAGAGACGAGAGAACAGCCGGAGCCGGACTTCCCTAAGCACTGAGTACGGCCCGGTCAACCGGCTGCCCGGCCCAGAGACGGCCCAGGCACAGCATCAAGCCCCCTACCGGCGGAGAACCCGCAGGTAGGGGGCTTGATCAGTCCGTCTTACTTCTTCTTGCCCTGGTTCTTGACCGCCTCGATCGCCGCCGCGGCCGCGTCCGCGTCGAGGTAGGTGCCGCCGGGGTTGAGGGGCTTGAAGTCGGCGTCCAGCTCGTAGGTGAGGGGGATGCCGGTGGGGATGTTCAGGCCCGCGATGTCGGCGTCCGAGATGCCGTCGAGGTGCTTGACGAGGGCGCGCAGCGAGTTGCCGTGGGCCGCGACCAGGACCGTGCGTCCGGTCAGCAGGTCGGGGACGATGCCGTCGAACCAGTACGGCAGCATGCGCACGACGACGTCCTTGAGGCACTCCGTCTGCGGGCGCAGCTCCGGCGGGAGCGTCGCGTAGCGCGGGTCGTCGAACTGGGAGTACTCGGCGTCGCGGGCGAGCGGCGGCGGCGGGGTGTCGTACGAACGGCGCCACAGCATGAACTGCTCCTCGCCGAACTCGGCGAGGGTCTGGGCCTTGTCCTTGCCCTGGAGCGCGCCGTAGTGCCGCTCGTTCAGGCGCCAGGAGCGGTGGACCGGGATCCAGTGGCGGTCCGCGGCCTCCAGTGCGAGCTGGGCGGTGCGGATCGCGCGCTTCTGGAGCGAGGTGTGGACCACGTCGGGCAGCAGGCCGGCGTCCTTGAGCAGCTCACCGCCGCGGACTGCCTCCTTCTCGCCCTTCTCGTTGAGGTTGACGTCCACCCAACCGGTGAACAGGTTCTTCGCGTTCCATTCGCTCTCGCCGTGGCGGAGGAGGATCAGCTTGTACGGTGCGTCGGCCATGCGGTCGAGCGTAATGGAACGCGCTGACGCGCCGCTCCCCCGGTCGGCAGACGGACAGGGACGCTCAGGCGAACGTCCGCCGGTTGACGGCATCTGTTAATCGAGTGGCCCACCCGGACCGGACTCTCGTAAGTTGTGCCTACCGCCCGAGCCACTTACACACCTTCCTGACCTGGGGTCCGCCATGCCACTAGTCGTGATGAGACGTGCCGTCCGAGAGACCGTCTCAGGACTCCCCCGTGAGTTCTGGTGGCTGTGGACCAGCACCCTGGTCAACCGGCTGGGGGCCTTCGTGGCCACCTTCATGGCGCTGTACCTGACGCTCGACCGCGGCTACTCCGCCTCGTACGCGGGCCTGGTGGCGTCCCTGCACGGCCTCGGCGGGGTCGTCTCCTCGCTCGGCGCGGGGGTGATGACCGACCGGCTCGGGCGCCGGCCCACCCTGCTCATCGCGCAGACGTCGACGGCGGCCTCCGTCGCGCTGCTCGGCTTCATGCACGACCCGCTGAGCATCGCCGTCGTCGCCTTCCTCGTCGGTATGGCCAGCAACGCCTCCCGGCCCGCCGTGCAGGCGATGATGGCCGACATCGTGCGGCCCGAGGACCGGGTCCGGGCGTTCTCTCTCAACTACTGGGCGATCAACCTCGGGTTCGCGGTCTCCTCGATGGCCGCCGGGTTCATCGCCGAGTTCAGCTACCTCGCGGGCTTCCTCATCGAGGCCGGCATGACGCTGGTCTGCGCGCTGGTCGTGTTCGCGAAGCTGCCGGAGTCCCGGCCGGTGCGGACCGCCAAGGAGACCGCGGTCGAGGCCCGCCTCGGGACCGTGCTGCGCGACCGGCGCTTCATGAGCGTCGTCGGGCTGTCCTTCCTGGTCAGCCTCGTCTTCCAGCAGGGGTTCGTGGGGCTCCCGGTCGCGATGGGTCAGGCCGGGTTCACCCCGGCCGACTACGGCTTGGCGATCGCCGTGAACGGTCTCCTCATCGTCGCCCTGCAGATCCCGGTCACCCGTTTCATCCAGCACCGCGATCCCCGGCGGCTGCTCGTGATCTCGTCGCTCCTCGCCGGGTACGGCTTCGGGCTCACCGCCTTCGCCGGCTCGGTCGGCGTCTTCGCCCTCACCGTGTGCGTGTGGACCCTGGCGGAGATCGTCAACGCGCCGACGCAGACCGGGCTGGTCGTCCTGCTCTCCCCCACGCACGGCCGCGGCCGGTACCAGGGCATGTACACCCTCTCCTGGTCGCTCGCCGCGCTCATCGCGCCCCTGATGTCAGGCGTCGTCATCGACCGGCTCGGCGCGGAGTGGCTGTGGGGGCTGTGCGCGGTGGTGGGCACGGTCGCGGCGCTCGGGTACGGGATGCTGATGAGCCGTCTCCCGGCGGAGGAACCCGCGGGGAAGGTGCCCGCGGTGGCCACGGAGACCGCGGCGCAGGCGCCCGCGGTGGGGACACCCACGGTGAAGGTTCCCGCGGTGAAGGCGGGACCGGCGGCCGAACAGACCACGGCGGAGGCGTGACCGGCGACAGGACCGCCGACGCGGGCAGGACCGCCGACGCGGGCCGGTCCTGCGGCCGCGACGGGCC
It encodes:
- a CDS encoding vanadium-dependent haloperoxidase, which codes for MKCRTGRRLGRLRAGVVAGALLAGLSPVAVGAPQSAAASGHKGDPTQYWNNVLLQTFRNARGWDASPGKLSRSGAMVFAAIYNAESAYQYTYGTLKYEPYLNRPLKYADKHSRPRPDDEERLIDRTAYRMISQLYPGDQGYIDAKYRARTGRSPHSYDPLDRLVVDRVVRQINKARAGDGSDNPETYSGDTTTPGAWRPTGEEATADEGACKQPSDAVTPNWGKVRPFVLRSGSQFRPPTLRGFTSYADLVASPEYAAQRDEVRRVGAVDSTERTYDQTVIGWFWDHDLNGTYHPPGQLLQLTGIVAKKFKLDTYETTHLFALSALSLADAGITAWDSKFDSPINLWRPASAIQATGGANATWEPLSADRAGAPFTPCFSAWTSGHANFTAAWASAMKHFFGRDDVSFIAHSEDPHTIEAYRRMANFSQVAEEGKLSRLWLGVHYRWDAEDGNVIGTNVGDYVFDNALLPTRPGRPHQQSGY
- a CDS encoding NUDIX domain-containing protein; this translates as MDRLDTLATTAKASDAAAPRLAYRPRPDEIRQRSGKPGRRFVARGDLADEQWAVLESLSPRNKKVRSTADMDQEAADQRHTLPGGTMKPDDGETPHQGTRRETVEEIGLDREPGRLLAVDQVYGVGQPPLVAHLYDGGVSDFAAIHLLKNGHRAGRLAGRARSLRGVSVRQPPFGGSGNRSHE
- a CDS encoding FAD-binding protein is translated as MIVFAQNTQDLVNALTWARQNDVALRIRSGRHSLEGWSNVDSGLVIDISELKSVHIDSASRIATVGSGLNQLEAVTTLAKQNFAVTLVDAITGHLEHYAAAGQHGHVFVGPQGGQLRRSNFRDDWVKARKDAGVTAELHFHDLRHTGNTLASTAGASTRELMTRVGHSGSRAALIYQHMTSDRDRAIADQGRAPRTRRPPGTTAGPSAPPASRNLHSERAKGSSAS
- a CDS encoding FAD-binding oxidoreductase, with protein sequence MSRNTAWSPRYRAGVDHKGLPGGWRVRAPSAAYRRSPIERIWTLSDFSRRYLLRASAAAGAGAVVVPGLMAAGAPDIAAASTSGLLAASDPTKGSSGCPPAKLTGHVVRPGDASYTDDRIDYDQLFSHYPLVIVFAQKTQDVVNALTWARQHNVALRVRSGRHALEGWSNIDNGIVIDVSQLKSVHIDTDARIAKVGAGLTQLEAVTTLAKQDLAVTTGSEGSVGLVGATVGGGLGPLNRWLGMACDSLIGTEVVVPSGRDCAKVIHADLKDHSDLLWALRGAGNGNFGIVTQLTYKVRPLKRIAYVQATWDGLTDLHGIFDAWQRTVPFADNRLGSEVEIHKSQILLFAWLAEGTAAEARKMLAPILSIGTPDVKVQVGNWGPIFAGAQVPRSQEPANAKFFSQFAKKLFPKKAIDVIGYYMRNAPTEDSNYFVDAFGGAIKKEPRGGTAFVHRDAIFYGEIGAAWGTPSTTPGVCDPLTSTCQAWTAEFSQAMRSFVDGAYVNVPNVGMQEWETAYWGRRHFERLREIKAKYDPYNVFQYEQSIPPASR
- a CDS encoding helix-turn-helix domain-containing protein, with product MAERRLTVAQVPDGPRSLPARYLTPLDVAELLGVPIETVYQWRRKRTGPCGFRVGRHLRYDPDDVRAWVESLMEGAAA
- a CDS encoding site-specific integrase, which produces MAGHIQDRWYKNETGPDGKVRKVKSDRYGSGLRYRARYIGPDGTEKAKSFPDRQKRLADQWLAHIEADMARGQYIDPRAARITFQHYAERWVEAQGADPNTQASMESQLRLHAFPYLGTRPLGSFQPAHIRDWVRQLQENGVRGSYARTIYSNVRAALSAAVDDGHLPRNPCAARSVRPPTVDTKRVIPWTPERVFAVRAAMPERYRAMVDLGRGCGLRQGEILGVAVDAIDFESDTLHVVQQLKLSRSKAVFAPPKGGKLRDVPLPGPVADALRAHMNEFPPVEITLPWKVVDGPPVTKRLIFTGPRGGHVWRTSLNEEAWKRALAGAGVIPVPERGQPHAESRENGMHALRHFYASVLLDAGENIKALAEYLGHSDPGLTLRVYAHLMPSSQERTRKAVAAVFGSPKAMRHDG
- a CDS encoding ribosomal protein L7/L12 encodes the protein MADEYFLLVCDDVPHDVMLTDPGLRVMDVVQVVRRLTGLSLWHSEVLVTRVPAMIITGVPEEDAAAAVSALRDAGAQAETREQPEPDFPKH
- a CDS encoding phosphoglyceromutase yields the protein MADAPYKLILLRHGESEWNAKNLFTGWVDVNLNEKGEKEAVRGGELLKDAGLLPDVVHTSLQKRAIRTAQLALEAADRHWIPVHRSWRLNERHYGALQGKDKAQTLAEFGEEQFMLWRRSYDTPPPPLARDAEYSQFDDPRYATLPPELRPQTECLKDVVVRMLPYWFDGIVPDLLTGRTVLVAAHGNSLRALVKHLDGISDADIAGLNIPTGIPLTYELDADFKPLNPGGTYLDADAAAAAIEAVKNQGKKK
- a CDS encoding MFS transporter — protein: MPLVVMRRAVRETVSGLPREFWWLWTSTLVNRLGAFVATFMALYLTLDRGYSASYAGLVASLHGLGGVVSSLGAGVMTDRLGRRPTLLIAQTSTAASVALLGFMHDPLSIAVVAFLVGMASNASRPAVQAMMADIVRPEDRVRAFSLNYWAINLGFAVSSMAAGFIAEFSYLAGFLIEAGMTLVCALVVFAKLPESRPVRTAKETAVEARLGTVLRDRRFMSVVGLSFLVSLVFQQGFVGLPVAMGQAGFTPADYGLAIAVNGLLIVALQIPVTRFIQHRDPRRLLVISSLLAGYGFGLTAFAGSVGVFALTVCVWTLAEIVNAPTQTGLVVLLSPTHGRGRYQGMYTLSWSLAALIAPLMSGVVIDRLGAEWLWGLCAVVGTVAALGYGMLMSRLPAEEPAGKVPAVATETAAQAPAVGTPTVKVPAVKAGPAAEQTTAEA